In Acaryochloris marina S15, a single genomic region encodes these proteins:
- a CDS encoding S-layer homology domain-containing protein encodes MVNPNDPNSESGGIPSSEPGSDPSSAQSADSGPISDELFDSLSELLGDTPATDEPASLPDLDSWSEAPTEPPSAPEELGSILGDTTMIQMGPDVETPPLEELSAIGDSLESADSPELPLVGEDEGTQPLDAWSETPSDFSSPILGDLDRPGDLTPEVSDLPDPDLPDIAAAASAESADILSDPFATSSGELPVDLNPEVGEPSDPSLPDIAASTSAADTLSDPWAEQAAEPQQPITPLSAEIGEPTLIQPPDVPTISEPVEELISLDSTPDESPLPDPWTDEVEPAHPEEVIPEISTPETTDFSGSDSPPVADFAVDVSAGAEIPVVEPGIEELSTPEDQPLTVGEDSPTSDDLPVADSSFSIDPGTPLDSEATPLAPSAGFISSDMAEVPTSEADSDPSDPVEPDSSAADIPAVIPPLGGVTGDSVAMPEADGLESIPALESDGEPEVASAPAPAPVPAPAPVAVGAASSTRSSSGANAGDLGALSDKLPLNRVQAVGLLVAMSTLGTITYFGVTGNQQEPSQTPTSDPLVSSSPLNPNQSGNSPGNSPIASAPTASEDAPAGANTPGQPPTNQTAVVPSPTEAIGGIGAPEVIPSQLDISDVPEDHWAYPFIAKLHAQGIIPDYPDGKFQPDKPVTRAELAAQIQRAFVDEPGQRSLTFSDIATDYWAADAIEGAVDKKFMSGYPEGDFQPDKLVPRYEVLVALVSGLELEIPTSPDSSLQRFQDQGQLPDWSKGKIAASTQESIVVSHPDPGLLTPETNATRAEVAAMIYQALVQSGRLEPIESEYVVTPDS; translated from the coding sequence ATGGTTAATCCTAACGATCCGAACTCTGAATCAGGTGGAATCCCTTCTTCAGAACCAGGCTCGGATCCTAGTAGTGCTCAGAGTGCCGATTCAGGCCCTATTTCTGACGAGTTATTTGACTCGTTGTCAGAACTGTTAGGAGATACCCCTGCCACCGATGAGCCTGCCTCTCTACCGGATTTAGACTCCTGGTCTGAGGCACCCACTGAACCCCCGTCTGCCCCGGAAGAGCTGGGATCCATTCTCGGCGATACGACAATGATTCAGATGGGGCCAGATGTAGAAACGCCACCCTTAGAAGAGCTGAGTGCCATTGGCGATAGTTTGGAATCGGCTGATTCGCCTGAACTGCCACTAGTTGGAGAGGATGAAGGAACTCAGCCTCTTGATGCCTGGTCAGAGACGCCATCAGACTTTAGCTCTCCTATCCTGGGTGACTTGGACAGGCCTGGAGATCTCACCCCTGAGGTCAGTGATCTACCAGACCCCGATCTGCCCGATATAGCTGCCGCAGCATCAGCAGAGTCAGCCGATATTTTGTCTGATCCTTTTGCCACTTCTTCAGGTGAGCTGCCTGTCGATTTAAATCCTGAAGTCGGTGAGCCATCAGACCCCAGTCTCCCAGACATCGCAGCATCGACCAGTGCAGCAGATACCCTTTCTGATCCTTGGGCTGAACAAGCTGCTGAACCACAACAGCCTATTACCCCACTGAGCGCAGAGATTGGAGAACCAACCCTAATTCAGCCACCTGACGTTCCAACCATCAGTGAGCCTGTTGAAGAGCTCATATCTCTAGATTCCACGCCAGACGAGAGTCCACTGCCTGATCCTTGGACGGATGAAGTCGAGCCTGCTCACCCTGAAGAGGTGATACCAGAAATTTCGACCCCAGAAACGACAGATTTCTCAGGATCCGATAGTCCTCCCGTGGCTGATTTTGCGGTCGATGTGTCTGCTGGTGCTGAAATACCAGTGGTGGAACCTGGGATAGAAGAACTATCAACGCCAGAAGATCAACCCTTAACAGTGGGTGAAGATTCTCCTACGAGTGATGACTTACCTGTAGCGGATTCATCATTCTCCATCGATCCAGGAACTCCCCTAGACAGTGAGGCAACGCCTTTAGCGCCCAGTGCAGGGTTTATCAGTTCTGATATGGCAGAAGTTCCTACGAGTGAAGCAGACTCTGATCCCAGTGATCCTGTTGAACCAGATAGCTCCGCAGCTGATATCCCTGCTGTCATACCTCCGTTAGGAGGGGTAACAGGCGATAGTGTTGCCATGCCTGAAGCGGATGGACTTGAGTCCATACCCGCCTTAGAAAGTGATGGTGAACCTGAGGTTGCCTCTGCACCAGCACCAGCTCCTGTGCCAGCACCAGCTCCTGTGGCTGTAGGCGCAGCCTCTTCAACCCGTTCTTCTTCTGGAGCAAATGCAGGTGATTTAGGCGCGTTAAGCGATAAGTTACCCCTTAACCGCGTTCAGGCCGTTGGTTTATTGGTCGCCATGTCAACTTTAGGCACCATTACTTATTTTGGAGTGACTGGCAATCAGCAGGAACCTTCTCAAACACCGACTTCTGATCCATTGGTATCTTCTTCGCCTCTGAACCCTAATCAATCTGGCAATAGCCCAGGCAACTCGCCTATTGCCAGTGCTCCTACTGCTAGCGAGGATGCTCCTGCCGGTGCGAATACGCCTGGACAGCCGCCCACCAATCAAACAGCAGTCGTTCCTAGTCCTACAGAGGCAATCGGCGGTATTGGTGCGCCTGAGGTGATTCCCTCACAGCTTGATATTTCTGATGTTCCTGAGGATCATTGGGCCTATCCTTTTATTGCGAAGCTCCATGCTCAAGGGATTATTCCGGATTACCCTGATGGCAAGTTTCAGCCGGACAAGCCGGTAACTCGGGCAGAATTAGCGGCCCAAATTCAACGGGCTTTTGTTGATGAACCTGGGCAGCGCTCTTTGACTTTCTCTGATATCGCGACGGATTATTGGGCTGCAGACGCCATTGAAGGAGCGGTGGATAAGAAATTTATGAGCGGATATCCGGAAGGAGATTTCCAACCGGATAAGCTTGTGCCTCGTTATGAGGTGCTAGTCGCTTTAGTGAGTGGCCTAGAACTAGAGATTCCCACATCTCCAGACTCTAGCCTGCAGCGTTTTCAAGATCAGGGCCAACTCCCTGATTGGTCAAAAGGCAAAATTGCGGCCTCAACCCAAGAAAGCATTGTGGTTAGTCATCCTGATCCAGGGCTCCTCACACCAGAGACCAATGCGACTCGGGCAGAAGTCGCCGCCATGATTTACCAAGCGCTGGTGCAATCAGGGCGGCTAGAACCGATTGAGTCTGAGTATGTGGTGACGCCAGATTCTTAA
- a CDS encoding tetratricopeptide repeat protein produces MNNSLLLSLGILVATPAVEPVSAQTVPTTIAQSQNADVYFQQGEAKQKKKEYKKAIANYTQAIRLDPKHAQAYYRRGKAKVELKKYKGAIADYSQTILLTPKDTKAYNSRGWAKSELQQYGDAIADFNQAIQLDPKFEWAYYNRGWARYRQKDFQGAISDFTQAIQLNPKEAENYYSRGYAKDDLRDYKGAIEDLTEAIKLNPNYADAYNLRGYTLNKLKQYQKAIPDFTEMIRLNPQNALAYYNRARSKALLKDYGDAIADNTKAIQLDPKYGDAYGNRGYVKSIQKDFPGAIADLTQAIQLKSHDAVAYNNRGLAKAGLEDYSGAIADFDQAIRLDPKLSLAYFRRGNVKKTQQDFSGAISDYTESLRLNPNNSEVYTHKDRGDYTQEDGSNSETYHNRGLAKAELEDYQGAVADYTEALRLAPKDQKVYNVAPKEEKIVNDRGWAKYKQQDYDGAIADFSEAIRLNPKDAAGYYNRGYTKDDLKDYDGAIADYDQALKLNPKDEVAYHDRGWTKSNQADYEGAIADYDQALKLKPKYVRAYDNRGVAKYRLGNYGSAVRDFNQALAINPEYASAYNSRGAAKADLKQDYKGAILDYTEAIRLNPKYVQAHYNRGNAKDDLQDYQGAIFDFTAALGFDPNYAEAYNNRGWSKYRLKEYMGAISDYNQGIQLAPRVGLLYDNRGLAKVELKDIKGAIADYQKAASLYLAQDQTEDYNKVQKKLQALGATEKN; encoded by the coding sequence ATGAATAATTCTCTGCTTTTAAGTTTGGGGATATTGGTTGCAACACCTGCTGTTGAGCCTGTATCGGCCCAGACCGTGCCTACTACGATTGCTCAGAGTCAGAATGCGGACGTCTATTTCCAGCAGGGGGAAGCGAAGCAGAAGAAAAAAGAATACAAAAAGGCGATCGCAAACTACACACAAGCGATTCGCCTAGATCCCAAACATGCCCAGGCTTACTATCGGCGCGGTAAGGCCAAGGTTGAGTTAAAGAAGTATAAGGGGGCGATTGCAGATTACTCCCAAACGATTCTGCTCACCCCTAAAGATACAAAAGCCTATAACAGTCGTGGTTGGGCAAAGTCTGAATTACAGCAATACGGAGATGCGATCGCAGATTTTAATCAAGCTATCCAACTCGACCCAAAATTTGAGTGGGCCTACTACAACCGAGGATGGGCTAGATACAGGCAAAAGGATTTTCAGGGTGCGATCTCAGACTTTACCCAGGCGATTCAACTTAATCCAAAAGAAGCTGAAAACTACTACAGTCGTGGCTATGCCAAGGATGATTTGAGAGACTACAAGGGAGCCATCGAAGATCTTACGGAAGCGATTAAGCTCAATCCTAACTATGCAGACGCTTACAATCTCCGTGGCTATACGCTGAATAAACTCAAACAATATCAGAAAGCGATTCCCGACTTCACTGAAATGATTCGCTTGAATCCCCAAAATGCTCTTGCTTACTACAACCGAGCCAGAAGCAAAGCTTTGTTGAAAGATTACGGGGACGCAATTGCGGACAATACCAAAGCGATTCAACTCGATCCCAAGTATGGTGATGCCTATGGCAACCGAGGATATGTAAAGTCTATCCAAAAAGACTTTCCGGGGGCCATCGCAGATTTAACTCAGGCCATTCAACTGAAATCTCATGATGCGGTCGCCTATAACAACAGAGGATTGGCTAAGGCTGGTTTAGAAGACTACTCTGGTGCCATTGCAGATTTTGATCAAGCGATCCGTTTAGATCCGAAGCTATCCCTGGCGTACTTTCGCCGGGGGAATGTCAAAAAGACTCAACAAGACTTTAGTGGGGCGATCTCAGACTATACAGAGAGCCTTCGCCTCAATCCAAATAATTCAGAAGTCTATACCCATAAAGATAGGGGCGACTATACCCAAGAAGACGGTAGCAATTCGGAGACTTATCACAACCGAGGTTTAGCTAAAGCTGAGCTGGAAGATTACCAGGGTGCAGTTGCAGACTATACCGAAGCGCTTCGCCTAGCGCCCAAAGATCAGAAGGTATACAACGTAGCACCCAAGGAAGAGAAAATAGTCAACGATCGAGGCTGGGCCAAATACAAACAGCAAGATTATGACGGTGCGATCGCAGACTTTAGCGAAGCCATTCGTCTCAACCCCAAAGATGCAGCGGGTTACTACAATCGAGGCTATACCAAAGACGATCTGAAAGATTATGACGGTGCGATCGCAGATTACGATCAGGCCTTAAAGCTCAATCCCAAGGACGAAGTAGCCTATCATGACCGGGGTTGGACAAAATCGAATCAAGCCGATTACGAAGGTGCGATCGCAGATTACGATCAAGCTCTAAAGCTCAAGCCTAAATATGTGAGAGCCTACGATAACCGTGGCGTGGCCAAGTATCGTCTCGGAAATTATGGCAGTGCGGTTCGTGACTTTAATCAAGCCCTTGCAATCAATCCTGAGTATGCAAGTGCTTATAACAGCCGAGGTGCCGCCAAGGCCGATCTAAAACAAGACTACAAAGGCGCGATTCTAGACTATACCGAAGCCATCCGTCTTAATCCAAAGTATGTCCAAGCCCATTACAATCGCGGCAATGCGAAAGATGATCTGCAAGATTATCAAGGTGCCATCTTCGATTTCACAGCCGCCCTGGGGTTTGATCCCAATTATGCAGAGGCCTACAATAATCGGGGCTGGTCGAAGTACAGACTCAAAGAATACATGGGTGCGATCTCAGACTACAACCAGGGTATTCAACTGGCTCCCCGAGTGGGCCTTCTCTATGACAATCGAGGTCTGGCCAAGGTTGAGCTTAAGGATATTAAAGGTGCGATCGCCGATTATCAGAAAGCAGCATCCCTCTATCTGGCTCAAGACCAAACAGAGGATTACAACAAGGTGCAAAAAAAGCTGCAAGCATTAGGTGCGACTGAGAAAAACTAG
- a CDS encoding ATP-dependent Clp protease proteolytic subunit, which yields MPIGVPSVPYRIPGSPYERWVDIYTRLSQERIIFLGQEVTDGLANQIVAFLLYLDSEDPSKPISIYINSPGGSVTAGLAIYDTMQHIKSEVATICVGLAASMGSFLLAAGSPGKRLALPHSRIMIHQPSGGARGQASDIEIEAKEIIRVRQQLNGIYSARTKQPLEKIEKDMDRDFFMSAHEALEYGLIDQVIEEKPA from the coding sequence ATGCCTATTGGTGTTCCTAGCGTTCCCTACCGTATCCCTGGCAGTCCCTATGAACGTTGGGTGGATATTTATACCCGCCTGAGCCAGGAAAGAATCATTTTTCTAGGCCAGGAAGTAACCGATGGTCTAGCCAATCAAATTGTGGCTTTTCTCCTTTACTTGGATTCTGAAGATCCTAGTAAGCCGATCTCCATCTATATCAACTCACCGGGTGGCTCAGTGACAGCGGGATTGGCCATCTATGACACCATGCAGCACATTAAGTCAGAAGTTGCGACGATCTGTGTGGGCTTAGCGGCCTCAATGGGATCATTTCTACTTGCTGCGGGTTCTCCAGGTAAGCGTTTAGCGCTTCCCCACTCCCGCATCATGATTCACCAGCCCTCTGGTGGTGCTCGTGGTCAGGCTTCTGATATTGAAATTGAAGCTAAGGAAATCATTCGCGTGCGTCAGCAGTTGAATGGCATCTACTCCGCGAGAACGAAACAACCCCTAGAAAAAATTGAAAAAGACATGGATCGGGATTTCTTCATGTCTGCCCATGAGGCTTTGGAATATGGTCTCATTGACCAAGTGATTGAAGAAAAGCCTGCCTAA
- a CDS encoding ATP-dependent Clp protease proteolytic subunit, translating to MESRIQAVQAPYGGGGDAYYRTPPPDLQSLLLKERIVYLGMPLFSSDDIKRQVGFDVTELIIAQLLFLQFDDPDKPIFFYINSTGTSWYGGDAIGFETEAFAICDTMSYIKPPVHTICIGQAMGTAAMILSAGTKGFRASLGHATIVLNQARSGAQGQASDIQIRAQEVIANKTTMLDILEKNTGQTSEKISKDMDRMFYLSPEEAKDYGLIDRVLASQKELPTPMPSAV from the coding sequence ATGGAGTCAAGGATTCAAGCAGTTCAAGCCCCTTATGGTGGCGGCGGCGATGCCTATTACCGCACCCCGCCCCCTGATTTACAGTCTCTATTGCTAAAAGAGCGAATTGTTTATTTAGGGATGCCCCTATTTTCCTCAGATGATATCAAACGCCAGGTTGGCTTTGATGTCACAGAGTTGATTATTGCTCAACTGTTGTTCTTGCAATTCGACGATCCTGATAAACCTATTTTCTTTTACATCAACTCCACAGGTACCTCTTGGTATGGCGGCGATGCCATTGGCTTTGAAACGGAAGCCTTTGCCATTTGCGATACCATGTCATATATCAAACCTCCTGTGCATACCATCTGTATTGGTCAAGCGATGGGAACTGCGGCAATGATCTTGTCAGCGGGGACGAAGGGGTTCCGAGCGAGTTTGGGACATGCCACTATTGTTCTCAACCAAGCCCGCAGTGGTGCTCAAGGGCAAGCCTCTGACATCCAAATTCGAGCCCAGGAAGTCATTGCCAATAAAACCACGATGTTAGACATCCTGGAGAAAAATACCGGGCAAACGTCCGAAAAGATTTCCAAAGATATGGACCGGATGTTTTATCTGTCCCCAGAAGAAGCTAAAGACTATGGGTTGATTGATCGCGTGTTGGCTAGCCAAAAAGAATTACCCACGCCAATGCCCTCTGCAGTTTAA
- a CDS encoding IS1 family transposase (programmed frameshift) produces MQCPLCGHSKAHKHGKMPNMLQRYRCPECQQTFTERFDTLYYRRQVSPEQVRQVLQAHAEGSSLRGITRTSGLAYNTVVSLVRAASQRSQQLHNGQVQAVETEDVSADEMWSFVKKQKHCLPHELEMGDCWMAITLANTSGVILSCRVGKHTDSLLNELVTSTEGKTDCKDWNSDDWGGYERVLPWEIDHYIGKDRTQRLERTNGIIRQHSGRWHRRQNKFGKVWAQTKVTARLVVSYFNWIWTHSRLKTTAAQRADLASRAWHWDDILTYPTIV; encoded by the exons ATGCAATGCCCACTATGCGGTCATTCCAAAGCACACAAGCATGGCAAGATGCCCAACATGCTTCAACGATACCGTTGTCCTGAGTGCCAGCAGACCTTTACTGAACGCTTTGATACCCTTTACTATCGTCGTCAGGTGAGTCCAGAGCAGGTCCGACAAGTCCTCCAAGCCCATGCAGAAGGGAGTAGTCTTCGAGGTATCACTCGGACCAGTGGCCTAGCTTACAACACTGTAGTCTCTCTAGTAAGAGCTGCTAGCCAACGATCTCAGCAACTCCATAATGGCCAAGTGCAAGCCGTTGAAACGGAGGATGTCAGTGCAGATGAAATGTGGTCCTTTGTG AAAAAGCAAAAACACTGTCTTCCCCATGAGCTAGAGATGGGTGATTGTTGGATGGCGATTACCTTGGCAAACACAAGCGGCGTGATCCTCTCGTGTCGTGTGGGCAAGCACACCGATTCATTATTGAATGAACTGGTGACTAGCACTGAAGGTAAGACCGATTGCAAGGACTGGAATAGCGACGATTGGGGGGGGTACGAAAGAGTGTTGCCTTGGGAGATTGACCATTACATTGGCAAGGACAGAACTCAACGACTCGAACGCACCAATGGCATTATTCGACAGCACAGTGGTCGATGGCATCGACGCCAGAACAAATTTGGCAAAGTGTGGGCGCAAACCAAAGTCACTGCTCGATTAGTGGTCAGCTATTTCAATTGGATTTGGACACACAGTCGGCTTAAAACAACGGCGGCACAACGTGCTGATCTAGCCTCGCGAGCTTGGCATTGGGATGACATACTCACCTACCCCACAATTGTTTGA
- a CDS encoding class I SAM-dependent methyltransferase, with protein sequence MSNQWTSAEHALGYLARADQFPHRTEGEAVLLEHVPQSAQRILDLGTGDGRLLALLKIDRSDVNGVAMDFSPTMLEAVRQRFADDAKVTIVDHNMEQPLPHLEHFDGIVSSFAIHHLADARKRNLYQEVFELLKPGGIFCNLEHVASPTAKLHEQFLQALDIALEDDDPSNQLLDIETQLSWLREIGFEDVDCYWKWLEMALLIGVKPL encoded by the coding sequence ATGTCTAATCAATGGACCTCGGCAGAACATGCTCTAGGGTATCTAGCTAGGGCAGATCAGTTCCCGCACCGTACAGAAGGAGAAGCAGTCTTGTTGGAACATGTTCCGCAGTCTGCCCAGCGAATCCTGGACTTAGGAACGGGAGATGGCCGCTTGTTAGCACTCCTAAAAATTGACCGTTCTGATGTGAACGGTGTGGCGATGGATTTTTCTCCAACCATGCTAGAGGCAGTTCGGCAGCGATTTGCGGATGATGCCAAGGTTACGATTGTTGACCACAACATGGAGCAGCCCTTACCTCACTTGGAACACTTTGATGGAATTGTCTCTAGTTTTGCAATTCATCATCTGGCAGATGCACGCAAGCGTAATCTCTATCAGGAAGTATTTGAGTTACTGAAGCCTGGAGGCATTTTCTGCAACTTAGAGCATGTTGCATCCCCCACGGCCAAACTACATGAGCAGTTTTTGCAAGCGCTTGACATCGCCCTAGAAGACGATGATCCTTCTAATCAGCTTTTAGATATAGAAACACAACTCAGCTGGTTGAGAGAAATCGGCTTTGAAGATGTGGACTGTTATTGGAAGTGGCTAGAGATGGCCCTACTCATTGGAGTGAAACCGCTATGA
- a CDS encoding isochorismate lyase, translating to MKQPIQRVSSGAPWEAQVGYCRAIRVGDQIHISGTAPVDAQGQVVSADGYTQAHRCLEIIQAALQELGTDTHAVVRTRMFVTDITQWQKFSQAHQEFFGANPPVTTMVQVSALIDPAMLIEIEADAVFLEDSAHPGILKAHDCRDMTDIRVAIDHLDAQVIELLGQRFDYVKAAAKFKTDAQSVKAPERLKRMLEQRRQWAETAGLEPDIIEQLYRDLVQYFINAELDHWRSSQ from the coding sequence ATGAAACAGCCGATTCAACGGGTGAGTTCTGGGGCTCCGTGGGAAGCCCAGGTAGGCTACTGTCGGGCCATTCGAGTGGGTGATCAGATCCATATTTCAGGGACAGCCCCTGTGGATGCTCAAGGACAGGTAGTTTCTGCCGATGGTTATACGCAAGCGCATCGCTGTCTAGAGATTATCCAGGCCGCCCTACAAGAGTTGGGAACAGATACCCATGCCGTTGTGCGAACTCGGATGTTTGTCACCGATATTACGCAATGGCAAAAATTCTCCCAGGCTCACCAGGAATTCTTTGGGGCCAACCCACCTGTAACCACGATGGTGCAGGTCAGTGCTTTGATTGATCCAGCCATGCTGATTGAAATTGAAGCAGATGCAGTGTTTCTAGAAGATAGCGCTCATCCAGGAATACTAAAAGCTCATGACTGTCGGGACATGACTGATATTCGCGTTGCAATTGACCACCTTGATGCCCAAGTCATTGAGTTACTCGGTCAGCGATTTGACTACGTTAAAGCAGCAGCAAAATTCAAAACAGATGCCCAAAGCGTCAAAGCCCCTGAACGGCTCAAGAGAATGTTAGAGCAGCGACGGCAATGGGCTGAAACAGCTGGTTTAGAGCCTGACATCATCGAACAACTTTATCGAGACTTAGTGCAATATTTCATTAACGCTGAACTCGATCATTGGCGTTCCTCCCAATAG
- a CDS encoding ABC transporter ATP-binding protein has translation MTNPPVIATQQLTKQFGDSIAVSQVDLQVQQGEIYGLIGPNGAGKTTLIRMLATAEEPTLGNIAIGGQTLIQNQPNSDIKRRIGFLPDDFPLYDDLLVWDYLEYFARLYYLQEPDLSHRLNEVLALVDLDSKRHSPISTLSRGMKQRLSLARTIIHKPTLLLLDEPVSGLDPVARVQFRQTLKTLQQQGLTIFISSHILSDLEDFCTSIGIMQMGQLVESSELRALYNRDQTQQLIISTVADLAPVETFLQDHAFVHECKVLRDKHQIAVTFTGTDDDIVALLRSLISHNFPIIDFHRTQESLEDIFIKMGYRQTS, from the coding sequence ATGACCAATCCTCCCGTCATTGCTACTCAGCAATTGACCAAACAGTTTGGCGATAGCATTGCTGTTAGCCAAGTGGATCTACAAGTTCAGCAAGGCGAAATTTACGGCTTGATTGGTCCCAATGGAGCAGGCAAAACCACTCTGATTCGCATGCTGGCGACAGCCGAAGAACCTACCTTGGGCAATATTGCGATTGGCGGACAGACCCTCATTCAAAATCAGCCTAATTCTGATATCAAGCGGCGCATCGGTTTCCTGCCGGATGATTTTCCTCTATACGATGATTTGTTGGTTTGGGATTATCTAGAATATTTTGCTCGTTTGTATTATCTGCAAGAACCAGACCTCAGCCACAGATTGAATGAAGTGTTGGCGTTGGTCGATCTGGACAGTAAGCGCCATAGCCCGATTAGTACCTTATCTCGGGGTATGAAGCAGCGCCTCAGCTTAGCTCGAACGATTATTCATAAACCCACCTTATTGCTGTTGGATGAACCTGTTTCCGGGTTAGATCCAGTGGCTAGGGTACAGTTCCGTCAAACCTTAAAGACCCTACAACAGCAAGGATTAACTATCTTTATCTCTTCCCATATTCTCAGCGATTTGGAAGATTTCTGTACCTCCATCGGCATTATGCAGATGGGACAACTGGTGGAGAGTTCAGAGCTGCGGGCTTTATACAACCGAGATCAGACCCAGCAATTGATTATTTCTACTGTGGCTGATTTAGCGCCTGTCGAAACCTTTCTACAGGACCATGCATTCGTTCATGAATGCAAAGTCTTACGAGATAAACATCAAATTGCCGTCACCTTTACGGGCACGGATGATGACATCGTTGCGTTGTTGCGATCGCTAATCTCCCACAACTTCCCAATTATCGATTTCCACCGTACTCAAGAGAGCCTTGAAGATATCTTTATCAAAATGGGCTATCGGCAAACCTCATAA
- a CDS encoding RluA family pseudouridine synthase — translation MKKLEFSVGGDAPRIDRWLADQVDSLSRSHIQKLIEQGHVQINHKICTSKKYALQIGDQIQVHIPAPRPLALEPEPMDLEMLFEDDHLLIVNKPAGLVVHPAPGHATGTLVHGLLAHCQDGQGSTLSGIGGVERPGIVHRLDKDTTGAMMVAKTDQAHQHLQAQIAAKTALREYVGIVYGHPSTEIGCMDFPIGRNPTDRIKMAVVPEEKGGKAAVTQWQILQPLGNYALVKFRLETGRTHQIRVHCAQMGWPIVGDPLYSRGRSLKVNLSGQVLHAWRLSLKHPVSGTDLEVKAPLPTDFVKLLNRLQKHSHFSPMNNLLRTGESNRQN, via the coding sequence ATGAAGAAACTGGAATTTTCTGTTGGGGGAGATGCACCTAGGATTGACCGCTGGCTGGCTGATCAAGTGGATTCGCTGTCGCGATCGCATATTCAGAAACTGATTGAACAAGGCCATGTGCAAATCAATCATAAGATTTGCACCTCCAAGAAATATGCCCTGCAAATAGGTGATCAGATTCAAGTTCACATTCCTGCGCCCAGACCTTTAGCACTGGAACCAGAGCCCATGGATTTGGAGATGTTATTTGAGGATGACCATCTCCTAATCGTTAATAAACCTGCAGGGTTAGTCGTCCATCCTGCTCCTGGCCATGCCACAGGCACCCTCGTACATGGTCTGCTGGCCCATTGCCAAGATGGTCAGGGTTCAACCCTCTCAGGGATTGGTGGGGTAGAGCGACCGGGTATTGTGCACCGCCTTGATAAGGATACGACGGGAGCCATGATGGTGGCTAAAACCGATCAGGCCCATCAACACCTCCAGGCCCAGATTGCAGCCAAAACGGCCCTGCGGGAATATGTGGGAATTGTCTATGGTCATCCATCGACCGAAATAGGTTGTATGGACTTTCCCATTGGCCGTAATCCAACGGATAGAATCAAAATGGCAGTGGTGCCTGAAGAAAAAGGCGGTAAAGCGGCCGTTACGCAATGGCAAATTCTGCAGCCCTTGGGCAATTATGCATTGGTCAAATTTCGGCTAGAAACAGGACGCACCCATCAAATTCGGGTTCATTGTGCTCAGATGGGATGGCCGATTGTCGGTGACCCACTCTATAGTCGAGGTCGATCCTTGAAGGTGAACTTATCCGGACAAGTTTTACATGCATGGCGTTTAAGTCTTAAGCATCCTGTATCTGGCACTGACCTGGAAGTCAAAGCACCTTTGCCCACTGACTTCGTTAAGTTACTCAATCGTCTACAGAAGCACTCTCATTTCAGTCCCATGAACAATCTCCTCCGCACGGGGGAGTCTAATAGGCAGAATTGA
- a CDS encoding PHP domain-containing protein, translating to MIVTKTLQTDVGRLKEIFQSITAESCPHAYNFHLHTLHSDGRLEPQQLVQQAIKAGLASLAITDHHSVDGYWSALELLQAQPSQSLPQLWTGIEITSKLLETQVHILGYGFDPHHAALQSYLLGSAPAGHQAQANQVITALHEAGGLAVLAHPARYRRSVKELVSAAAQAGMDGIETFYCYGNKDPWEPSPSQTNTLMRLANQHNLLQTCGTDTHGLDICRRL from the coding sequence GTGATTGTTACGAAGACACTTCAAACTGATGTAGGCCGATTGAAAGAAATTTTTCAGTCCATTACTGCTGAAAGTTGTCCCCATGCCTATAATTTTCATTTGCATACCCTCCATTCGGATGGGCGCTTGGAACCACAGCAATTAGTTCAACAAGCGATTAAAGCGGGCCTAGCGAGCTTAGCGATTACGGACCACCATAGTGTTGATGGCTATTGGAGCGCGTTAGAACTATTGCAAGCTCAGCCTTCACAATCCTTGCCTCAGCTGTGGACCGGCATCGAAATTACATCTAAACTCCTTGAGACGCAAGTGCACATCCTGGGCTATGGCTTCGATCCGCATCATGCTGCATTGCAGTCTTATCTATTGGGCTCAGCACCTGCAGGGCATCAGGCTCAGGCCAACCAAGTGATTACTGCTCTGCATGAAGCAGGTGGACTGGCGGTGCTGGCCCATCCCGCCCGATATCGACGATCGGTGAAGGAACTGGTCAGTGCGGCTGCCCAGGCTGGAATGGATGGGATAGAAACGTTCTATTGTTATGGGAATAAAGATCCTTGGGAACCGAGTCCATCTCAAACCAATACGCTGATGCGACTGGCTAACCAGCACAATTTACTACAAACCTGTGGGACTGATACCCATGGTTTAGATATTTGCCGCCGCCTCTAG